A genome region from Cerasicoccus sp. TK19100 includes the following:
- the infC gene encoding translation initiation factor IF-3, with protein MGKAPFGRGRGRNFNRGPRKNERIRVPEIRVIGPDGKQVGVMKTKDALDLAKQAGLDLLEVSPNARPPVCRILDYGKFQYEQSKREKDSKKHQAATRMKEVKFRVRIEEHDFMTKLRRAEEFLDHGSKLKITLMFRGREMQHQDLGFVVVKRAIEDLSHIGHLDSPPKLVGRNITTTMSPLPANKKQPLKYSHHHGEDPDEHDDEEHEHDEEHDEQEKE; from the coding sequence ATGGGAAAAGCGCCATTTGGAAGAGGACGCGGCCGCAATTTTAATCGCGGCCCACGCAAAAACGAACGCATCCGCGTGCCAGAAATCCGGGTCATCGGCCCGGACGGGAAGCAGGTGGGCGTCATGAAAACCAAGGACGCCCTGGACTTGGCCAAGCAGGCCGGGCTGGACTTGTTGGAAGTTTCTCCGAACGCGCGCCCGCCGGTCTGCCGTATTCTGGACTATGGTAAGTTCCAGTACGAGCAGAGCAAGCGCGAGAAGGACAGCAAGAAGCACCAGGCCGCCACCCGCATGAAGGAGGTCAAGTTCCGCGTGCGTATCGAGGAGCACGACTTCATGACGAAGCTCCGACGCGCCGAAGAATTTCTCGATCATGGCTCGAAGCTGAAGATCACCCTTATGTTCCGTGGCCGCGAAATGCAGCACCAGGACTTGGGTTTCGTGGTCGTCAAGCGCGCCATCGAGGATCTTAGCCACATTGGCCATTTGGACAGCCCGCCGAAATTGGTCGGACGCAACATCACCACCACGATGTCGCCGCTGCCTGCCAATAAGAAGCAGCCGCTCAAATACAGCCACCACCACGGCGAAGATCCGGACGAGCACGACGACGAAGAGCACGAGCACGACGAAGAGCACGACGAGCAAGAAAAGGAGTAA
- a CDS encoding N-acetylmuramoyl-L-alanine amidase family protein, which yields MTFRAGQPDMSSLASTLRRLHLNRVIWLMIACIVVGASLADAVTINGHRYVSLPDVATRFGMDHSWLVRGKEAQVGSQWSDLRFTLHKRDITYNGDKIYLGAPVALHNGVLHITEVDYEQTLKPLFFPQQFDPKPKLYHIVLDPGHGGKDGGAQNPSLKLQEKYLAMDLANRVKSRLERYGYKVSLTRTTDKYISLSERPAIANRLNADLFVSLHFNAINNSKVDGIETFVMTPPGHASTNSTSADSRSYAGNKDAPWSLMAGYYIQSAMVEKTRADDRGLKRARFAVLKSLECPGVLVEGGFVSHPTEGRNIGSSAYRDKLADAIVTGILNYQKAINRARGIDS from the coding sequence ATGACCTTTCGCGCAGGCCAGCCCGACATGTCCTCACTCGCGTCGACGCTCCGCCGCCTTCATCTGAATCGCGTCATCTGGCTGATGATCGCCTGCATCGTTGTGGGCGCATCACTGGCCGATGCGGTGACGATCAATGGCCACCGTTACGTCTCGCTGCCCGATGTGGCCACCCGCTTTGGTATGGACCACTCGTGGCTGGTACGCGGCAAGGAGGCCCAAGTCGGCAGCCAGTGGTCGGACCTGCGCTTTACCCTGCACAAGCGGGACATCACCTACAACGGCGACAAGATCTACCTCGGTGCGCCGGTAGCCCTGCACAACGGTGTGCTGCACATTACCGAGGTGGACTACGAGCAAACGCTCAAGCCGCTCTTTTTCCCGCAGCAGTTCGACCCGAAGCCGAAGCTTTACCACATCGTGCTCGACCCCGGGCACGGCGGTAAGGACGGCGGTGCACAGAACCCCAGCCTCAAGCTGCAGGAGAAATACCTGGCGATGGACCTCGCCAACCGCGTGAAAAGCCGTCTCGAAAGATATGGCTACAAAGTCTCGCTGACGCGCACGACGGACAAGTATATCTCGCTCAGTGAGCGCCCGGCGATCGCCAACCGGCTCAATGCCGACTTGTTCGTGAGCCTGCACTTTAACGCCATTAACAACAGCAAGGTCGACGGCATCGAAACCTTTGTCATGACGCCGCCCGGCCATGCCTCGACGAATTCCACCAGCGCCGACAGCCGCAGCTACGCGGGTAACAAAGATGCGCCGTGGAGTCTCATGGCCGGTTATTATATCCAATCGGCAATGGTCGAAAAAACCCGGGCCGACGATCGCGGGCTTAAGCGCGCGCGCTTTGCGGTGCTCAAGTCACTGGAGTGCCCTGGCGTCCTGGTGGAAGGCGGCTTCGTGAGCCACCCAACCGAGGGGCGTAACATCGGCAGCTCGGCCTACCGTGACAAGCTGGCCGACGCGATCGTCACCGGCATCCTCAATTACCAAAAGGCGATCAACCGCGCGCGCGGCATCGATTCATGA
- the crcB gene encoding fluoride efflux transporter CrcB — protein MNASQLLYIAIGGALGAVSRAMVGHWLKSDFPWHTFTVNVLGSFIIGVILGWFSIKSDAPHALRFLFATGFCGAFTTFSTFSFETLALLQEQRWAAGFGNIALNVVLCLVATYFGIKLAISLGST, from the coding sequence ATGAACGCGTCGCAACTGCTCTACATCGCCATTGGCGGCGCGCTGGGCGCAGTCAGCCGCGCGATGGTGGGGCATTGGCTGAAGTCGGATTTCCCCTGGCACACCTTTACGGTCAACGTGCTGGGCTCGTTCATTATCGGGGTAATCTTGGGCTGGTTCAGCATCAAAAGCGACGCCCCCCACGCACTGCGTTTTCTTTTTGCGACGGGTTTTTGTGGGGCGTTTACAACGTTTTCCACGTTCAGCTTTGAGACGCTGGCCCTGCTGCAGGAGCAGCGCTGGGCGGCGGGCTTTGGCAACATCGCGCTCAACGTTGTCCTGTGCCTGGTCGCGACTTATTTCGGGATCAAGCTGGCCATCAGCCTGGGCAGCACCTAA